AGTTTCTGGCTCCAAGGAACGGTTTGTTAAAGATAAGGCTGTTTATAAAAAGGATGAATGGAATTCACATGTGGTTTTGAAGGGTACAGCCAAGATCCGTTCAGCCCATGTGGCGATCGTTGAATTCCATCCGGTTTCTTTTAACCCGCAGAAACAATCCATCAAATATTGCGATTCGCTAAGCGTGCGTATTTCTTATGTCAGCAGCAAAAAAGACAACACTGTCTCTGTTCAAGCCAAGAGCCCTTTTAAGAATATTTATGAGGCAATGATTCCTAATTATCATTTGATTTCCATTTCGCAAGAGGATAACTTTTCTGATCCTAGTCAACCTGCGGGACCTGGCATCAATACGCCTTCAGTTGATGTTCCCGGCGCGTATCATGTTTTAGCGCCGGCAGATATTGTTAATCCTTCATTGGAACTTCCCATTGATTATCTTGTTGTTGTCGCTGACTTTTTCATGCCCGAAGGAGCTCCTTCTGCTAGCCTTGCAACTTGGCTTAATTGGAGAGCTAGCGTAGAAGGCGGCGGACACAACATTGGCGTTATTAAACGTTCGGATATTTATGCGCAATATATGCCGGTTGACCCAGATGATTCCGAGGGCTCTTCTATCAGAGAATTTATCCGATTTGCGTATGAAAATTGGCGTGGAAATATTGAAGTTCCCGATCTTGATTATGTTTCGTTGATCGGCGATGCTGATCAAGGTTTTGAGACAGCCGAATGGTTTATGCCGGGGATGCATGAAAATTCCGGAGCGATCACCGATCACTATTATGGCTGCGTGGATGGAGATGATAATTTTCCGGATGTGATGGTCGGGCGATTTCCCGTGAAAACAGATGCGGAATTAGGTTATATGGTTGATAAAACTCTCTACTTTGAGCAGAATCCCCCCGAAGGAGAAAACCACTGGGGAACACGCGGGTTATATATCGGCGGGTATGAGCGTGGCCCGGCAGTAACCACACCTCAAAAAGATTTTGTTCTCAAGCATTATCAGGAAATGGAAGAATTGCATCATGATGATTCTTTGTCTCCTTATCACGATCCGTCAGTTGCCGCCGAGATCATCAAGCAGGGCGTTTTGCATGTCATATACAAAGATCATGGAGGCATAACTTCGTGGTATCCGCCGCTAAATTCTAG
The nucleotide sequence above comes from Candidatus Omnitrophota bacterium. Encoded proteins:
- a CDS encoding C25 family cysteine peptidase, which codes for MRKILFIAVLSVLFSFQDFSVSNSMAEEAAQGKGRQAESYQATSGRSAGESIPQVKVLSSTAQEIVTTIDFTQGFSYEKVVAEDGVSYIRYKKDDSSGFLYTSEEGKPELPLISKNFQIPADATNVRITIEETHYASEQKGIVYPAPEMYFEEEEGVSGSKERFVKDKAVYKKDEWNSHVVLKGTAKIRSAHVAIVEFHPVSFNPQKQSIKYCDSLSVRISYVSSKKDNTVSVQAKSPFKNIYEAMIPNYHLISISQEDNFSDPSQPAGPGINTPSVDVPGAYHVLAPADIVNPSLELPIDYLVVVADFFMPEGAPSASLATWLNWRASVEGGGHNIGVIKRSDIYAQYMPVDPDDSEGSSIREFIRFAYENWRGNIEVPDLDYVSLIGDADQGFETAEWFMPGMHENSGAITDHYYGCVDGDDNFPDVMVGRFPVKTDAELGYMVDKTLYFEQNPPEGENHWGTRGLYIGGYERGPAVTTPQKDFVLKHYQEMEELHHDDSLSPYHDPSVAAEIIKQGVLHVIYKDHGGITSWYPPLNSSLIPLINGNQPQTRYPALVVSIGCKTGYFDYPTSNSFGESWVKASAKGSAAFWGSSRDTYQYNYAAIPLILENLYEYNFGTIGGVILSAKLLDYGDIRITNLFGDPALNVSGHRATSTKPELTSSIFLSEVDADPVAGERITINVKIENKGLSAAENIVVRLSEVLPDSEDLFAVGDDEVVALLNFGESVVLSKEWIYQGQDTAFFRVDVDPDDAIDELSEY